A region of the Planktothrix tepida PCC 9214 genome:
CCCCACATCAAACAACACATCACTGGGAAACGTAACAATTAGGGTATTCGAGTTTTGACGACGTTCCGGCGTTGTGGAAATCGCAGGGCGGGAAGGTTGAGTCGGTTTTTTGTTTCCCGACCCAGAAGTTGGAGTTGCAGCCCCTAATTGCTGTTCCAGAATTTGTAAACGTTCCTCCAAAGGTTCCGTCGGACGACTCGATCCTAATTGAGTTTCTAAAGCCGCCGTTTTTCCCATGAGCGTATTTAACTGTCCCTGGAGTTGCTGCAACTGAAGGCGCAGTTGTTGACGTTGGGGATCAGTTAAAGTTTGACTGGGTGTGGGGATCGGTTGAGGAGAAGCAGGACTCGGACTCACCACCGGAGTCGGGATCATTCCCCCCGTACCCCAATTTTGGGTTTTCTCAAGCAACTGTTCTGTTAAGGGAACTTCAGACCGGGAATTCGGATAGACTTGAGCAATTGCCATCCCCACAAACCAAGCC
Encoded here:
- a CDS encoding OmpA family protein, with the protein product MTKSAKPQIQPPPPPVPRRFNGLLFVGTMVFNLLLLTVGSVLAWFVGMAIAQVYPNSRSEVPLTEQLLEKTQNWGTGGMIPTPVVSPSPASPQPIPTPSQTLTDPQRQQLRLQLQQLQGQLNTLMGKTAALETQLGSSRPTEPLEERLQILEQQLGAATPTSGSGNKKPTQPSRPAISTTPERRQNSNTLIVTFPSDVLFDVGSTILRPGANVILDTIITDIKTYKGAAVRVIGHTDNQGNPQQNLDVSFSRAEAVMKYLSEAAGTDYHWSAIGYGSNRPTVNNNSENNRQLNRRIEVAITP